In Prunus dulcis chromosome 1, ALMONDv2, whole genome shotgun sequence, the following are encoded in one genomic region:
- the LOC117614194 gene encoding putative phospholipid-transporting ATPase 9: MRGGGRRRKLRFSKIYSFTCGKSSLRDEHSQIGGPGFSRVVYCNDPDCFDAEIRNYGDNYVSTTKYTLATFLPKSLFEQFRRVANFYFLVIGTLAFTPLAPYTAVSAIIPLIIVIGATMVKEGIEDWRRKQQDIEVNNRKVKVHKGNGAFDYTPWKNLRVGDIVKVEKDEFFPTDLLLLSSSYDDAICYVETMNLDGETNLKLKQALEVTSSLHEDSNLCDFNAVVKCEDPNANLYSFVGTMEFEKQQFPLSPQQLLLRDSKLRNTDYIYGVVIFTGLDTKVIQNSTDPPSKRSRIEKKMDKIIYFLFFILFTMAMVGSIFFGIATKDDLNNGIMKRWYLRPDDSTIFFDAKRAPYAAVYHFLTALMLYSNFIPISLYVSIEIVKVLQSIFINRDIHMYYEEADKPAHARTSNLNEELGQVDTILSDKTGTLTCNSMEFIKCSVAGIAYGRGYTEVERAMDRRNGSPLVHESINKEANVQDSTDTKPPIKGFNFKDERIMNGNWINEPHAEYIQKFFSLLAICHTAIPEVDEDTGKVLYEAESPDEAAFVIAARELGFEFYKRTQTSISLRELDPVSGKKVERSYTLLNVLEFNSTRKRMSVIIRNEEGKVLLLCKGADNVMFERLVKNGTGFEEETMEHLTEYADAGLRTLILAYRELEEDEYREFNQKFIKAKNSISADRETLIDEVTDKIERDLILLGATAVEDKLQNGVPDCIDKLAQAGIKIWVLTGDKMETAINIGFACSLLRQGMKQIIINLESPEIQALEKTGDKEAIAMASKRSVLHQITKGKAQLTASGGASEAFALIIDGKSLAYALEDDIKKMFLDLAIGCASVICCRSSPKQKALVTRLVKSGTGKTTLAIGDGANDVGMLQEADIGIGISGVEGMQAVMSSDIAIAQFRYLERLLLVHGHWCYRRISSMICYFFYKNIAFGFTLFLYEAHTSFSGLPAYNDWFLSLYNVFFSSFPVVAMGVFDQDVSARFCLKFPLLYQEGVQNVLFSWRRILGWMLNGVTTAVIIFFFCTKALEHQAFNNEGKTVGGDILGATMYTCIVWVVNLQMALSISYFTLIQHLFIWGSVALWYLFLLAFGAMSPSVSTTAYKVFVEALAPAPSFWLITFFVPISALIPYFTYSSIQMRFFPMYHRMIQWIRHEGHSNDPEFCNMVRQRSLRPTTVGFTARLAARTSRTKDRQRNRR; encoded by the exons ATGAGGGGAGGTGGCAGAAGGAGAAAGCTGCGTTTCAGCAAGATCTATTCTTTCACTTGTGGTAAATCTTCTTTGAGGGATGAACATTCACAGATTGGGGGACCAGGATTTTCCAGAGTGGTTTACTGCAATGACCCAGATTGTTTTGATGCTGAGATTCGCAATTATGGAGACAATTATGTCAGTACTACAAAGTATACACTTGCTACTTTCTTGCCAAAATCTTTGTTTGAGCAGTTCAGGAGGGTGGCCAACTTCTACTTTTTAGTCATTGGAACTTTAGCCTTCACTCCTCTGGCTCCATACACGGCTGTCAGTGCCATCATCCCTCTTATTATCGTCATTGGGGCGACCATGGTTAAAGAGGGTATCGAAGATTGGCGTCGAAAACAGCAG GATATTGAGGTGAACAATAGAAAAGTTAAAGTACATAAAGGTAACGGGGCTTTTGATTATACTCCTTGGAAGAATCTGAGAGTGGGAGATATAGTGAAAGTAGAAAAGGATGAATTCTTTCCAACGGAcctcctcttgctttcatctAGTTATGATGATGCAATCTGCTATGTTGAGACCATGAACCTTGACGGGGAGAcaaatttaaagttaaaacAAGCATTGGAGGTAACTTCGTCCTTACATGAGGACTCTAACTTGTGCGATTTTAACGCGGTTGTTAAATGTGAAGACCCGAATGCAAATTTGTACTCATTTGTTGGAACTATGGAGTTTGAAAAGCAACAGTTTCCCCTCTCTCCTCAACAGCTTCTCCTCAGAGACTCTAAACTCCGAAATACCGACTACATATATGGAGTTGTTATCTTCACTGGTCTCGACACAAAGGTTATTCAAAATTCTACAGATCCCCCTTCAAAAAGAAGCAGaattgagaagaagatggaTAAAATTATCtactttttgttctttattttatttactatGGCAATGGTTGGATCTATTTTCTTTGGGATTGCAACCAAAGATGACTTAAACAATGGGATCATGAAAAGGTGGTATCTCAGGCCAGATGATTCTACAATTTTCTTTGATGCTAAAAGAGCTCCATATGCAGCAGTTTACCACTTTTTGACTGCCCTGATGCTGTATAGCAACTTTATCCCCATCTCCTTGTATGTGTcaatagaaattgtgaaagttCTTCAGAGCATCTTCATCAATCGAGATATTCACATGTACTATGAGGAAGCTGACAAACCAGCACATGCGCGTACCTCAAACTTGAATGAGGAACTCGGCCAAGTTGACACAATTCTCTCAGATAAAACTGGAACTCTGACTTGCAATTCAATGGAGTTCATTAAGTGTTCTGTGGCAGGGATAGCTTATGGCCGAGGTTATACAGAGGTTGAGAGGGCTATGGATAGGCGAAATGGTTCACCCTTGGTTCATGAAAGTATAAACAAAGAGGCCAATGTCCAGGATTCTACTGATACAAAGCCACCCATTAAAGGCTTCAATTTTAAAGATGAAAGGATTATGAATGGAAATTGGATTAATGAGCCACATGCAGAATACATCCAGAAGTTTTTCAGTTTATTAGCAATCTGTCATACAGCCATTCCGGAAGTTGATGAAGATACTGGGAAGGTTTTGTATGAGGCTGAATCTCCTGATGAAGCAGCATTTGTGATTGCAGCAAGAGAACTTGGTTTTGAATTCTACAAAAGGACGCAAACAAGCATATCACTGCGAGAGTTGGATCCAGTGTCTGGCaagaaagttgagag GTCATATACACTTCTGAATGTTTTAGAGTTCAACAGCACAAGGAAGCGAATGTCTGTGATTATAAGAAATGAGGAAGGAAAAGTACTATTGCTTTGTAAAGGTGCTGACAA TGTCATGTTTGAGAGGCTTGTCAAAAATGGTACGGGGTTTGAAGAAGAGACCATGGAGCATTTAACTGAGTATGCTGATGCAGGGCTGAGGACCTTGATACTTGCCTAtcgtgaacttgaggaagatgAATACAGAGAATTCAATCAAAAATTTATCAAGGCCAAGAATTCAATTAGTGCAGATCGCGAAACATTGATTGATGAAGTAACAGATAAGATTGAGAGAGATCTAATTCTTCTTGGTGCAACTGCTGTTGAGGACAAACTCCAAAATGGG GTTCCTGATTGCATTGACAAGCTTGCCCAAGCAGGAATTAAGATTTGGGTTTTGACCGGAGACAAGATGGAGACTGCCATCAACATTGG GTTTGCCTGTAGCTTGCTTAGACAAGGAATGAAGCAAATTATAATCAATTTGGAGTCTCCTGAAATCCAAGCGTTGGAAAAGACAGGAGATAAGGAAGCCATCGCCATG GCATCAAAAAGAAGCGTTCTCCATCAGATAACTAAGGGAAAGGCTCAGCTTACAGCATCAGGCGGGGCCTCTGAGGCATTTGCATTGATCATTGATGGAAAATCACTTGCCTATGCTCTGGAGGATGatataaagaaaatgtttCTAGATCTTGCGATTGGCTGTGCATCTGTTATTTGCTGCCGTTCATcaccaaaacagaaggcacTG GTCACTAGACTGGTCAAATCTGGAACCGGGAAAACGACACTAGCTATTGGTGATGGAGCCAATGATGTGGGAATGCTCCAAGAAGCAGATATTGGGATTGGAATTAGCGGTGTTGAAGGAATGCAG GCGGTCATGTCAAGTGATATTGCCATTGCACAATTTCGATATTTGGAGCGTCTGCTGCTTGTGCATGGGCATTGGTGTTACAGAAGGATCTCATCAATG ATTTGCTACTTCTTCTACAAGAACATCGCATTTGGTTTTACTCTCTTCTTATACGAGGCGCATACATCCTTCTCTGGACTGCCCGCATACAATGACTGGTTTTTGTCACTGTACAATGTATTCTTCTCATCATTTCCGGTGGTCGCTATGGGAGTTTTTGACCAGGATGTATCTGCCCGGTTTTGTCTCAAG TTTCCTCTGTTATACCAAGAAGGGGTGCAAAATGTTCTCTTCAGCTGGCGTAGAATACTCGGATGGATGCTGAATGGTGTTACAACTGCCgtgattattttcttcttctgcacAAAAGCGCTAGAACACCAGGCCTTCAACAATGAAGGGAAAACTGTAGGGGGGGACATTCTTGGAGCAACAATGTATACATGCATCGTTTGGGTTGTGAACTTGCAGATGGCACTTTCCATTAGTTACTTCACCTTGATACAGCACCTTTTCATATGGGGCTCGGTTGCATTATGGTATCTTTTTCTCTTGGCATTTGGAGCCATGTCGCCCTCAGTCTCCACCACTGCCTACAAGGTCTTTGTCGAAGCCCTTGCCCCCGCCCCTTCCTTCTGGCTCATCACATTCTTCGTGCCAATCTCAGCTCTAATCCCGTACTTCACATACTCATCAATTCAGATGCGCTTCTTCCCTATGTACCATAGAATGATACAGTGGATAAGGCATGAGGGCCACTCAAATGACCCTGAATTTTGTAATATGGTGCGGCAGCGATCCTTGCGGCCAACCACCGTGGGTTTCACAGCACGCTTAGCAGCAAGGACCAGCCGTACAAAAGATAGACAACGTAACCGTAGgtga
- the LOC117619513 gene encoding probable calcium-binding protein CML16 isoform X3, giving the protein MMAALGSDQLKQLKDIFMRFDMDSDGSLTQLELAALLRSLGVKPTGDQLHVLLANMDANGNGTVEFDELVTAILPDMNAEILINQEQLTEVFRSFDRDGNGYITAAELAGSMAKMGHPLTYRELSDMMQEADTNGDGVISFSEFATIMSRSAADFLGV; this is encoded by the coding sequence ATGATGGCCGCGCTCGGCTCCGATCAGCTGAAGCAGCTGAAAGACATCTTCATGCGCTTCGATATGGACTCCGACGGCAGCCTCACCCAGCTCGAGCTCGCCGCCCTGCTCCGGTCTCTGGGCGTCAAGCCCACCGGTGACCAGCTCCACGTCCTCCTCGCCAACATGGACGCCAACGGAAACGGCACCGTCGAGTTCGACGAGCTCGTCACCGCCATCTTGCCCGACATGAACGCGGAGATCCTCATCAACCAGGAGCAGCTCACGGAGGTCTTCCGGTCGTTCGATCGCGACGGAAACGGCTACATCACCGCCGCCGAGCTCGCCGGATCCATGGCCAAAATGGGTCACCCGTTGACGTACAGAGAGCTCTCCGATATGATGCAAGAGGCCGACACGAACGGCGATGGCGTGATTAGCTTCAGCGAATTCGCGACGATCATGTCTCGGTCTGCCGCCGATTTTCTTGGGGTCTGA
- the LOC117613998 gene encoding tRNA(adenine(34)) deaminase, chloroplastic: MQNTYFSSSMCSVRTQGSLSYSFNDYSYLLNERFDRNPIHSSTLSSSKSCCCTCCALSTHRVPINPCYLYGLRQSTLLQWSACRRLILGGRDRYNYRVQEQSPDWGCYERPCSLMERNVYSRRGRRRKGSCCRADGEGEGELYNSGDLDDAEAMLSLLSEVVGEECFRRERNGFSFKIVELEGRRRLSGRERSSSKRVEEESRGSLSGSERKVNSSKRVEEESRRSLSGRERNAISSKRVEEESRRSLSGRERNAISSKRVEAEKRSFGGREKNGSSSKGVQVEIEGNNSSECNSGKKKNDGRLSSSESNSKRQFESATIDLSEGDSRQKEERGMFLRSENLRGRKGGSSSSYYSFSSSGDFEIDFQDKHGLLEEPASSVYKDSECDRFDEQVSEEYRKHRDDSDGNGEITRQTNTAVEGGVTWDWRKKTEKKLTEVVAEETQADWKSSEMHSRVMKTKQHELGKASGSHKQFDDEQETSYLTKATKEQYSQTENQVGGVPESRRKFQEHNELSEICRNSVETTSWSPKRPTQRENLGIATNLVQDTKDEHYKTAGNINKKEDLNRDNQKLSRVSQVRVADAERTSNWQGQSDTRGIYQEENTNVLLSSVNQIEVQHHQIDQQIIGCVNLGRKPQQVTDISEICDSGVETANIIQPEIRIKNQAERSNLVPASSGESSEPYSGMDEKAFQRIQSRKGTDDVTEMPLVRASNKERNTNAQRISKKRTINQGSDIASAATSFEETRQRNNETDETLMQVKPRKEAQSSTGLSNFYEKDSEGASSFQASLSTVSQARIQPDDVVGNKRSPQAMLLPPPSQLIARGSPHIESTSGMATQEVSGEISESGSPALCTHSGKQTSALHQESHTGSGNAETEAEIEYLIPEDALGSAYRLEKSSSQFLGDFIESVRYGVSTSENQNETVSEPRLVYGGEEEGQSTSALLQESGSGNGNPGTPGEILYLINPEDALNSAHRLEKSSSQFVGEFSEKVRHEVSTSKNQNVNTVSEEKLVHGDEKYGQRNSSQNGSQDLQKKKNDSRRSSGGSGTKGPSDEMWDVTDPSVLRTPMAEKSEVTTTSGNAIVKRTGRSVWNIVADILRLRWSSNAETARSAGKSGGRISSNESASSEAWFSGREPEDNNEKNAKGDQDMQPEPTSDQLQPGKSFSQSEGGVSGIMRTKDKVRYPEAGTPSSPIKDDSGLTSTAASVSSGEETLGSKENQKSSQGSSSGIKKVESSQPLIASGIRSPVVEEISNPGITVSASGSTKHMDQFGSQKLNEVSDNVQMGGELKQRKLQRNKQVLRDRFDEWEDAYTLEIEQRKTDEMFMREALLEAKKAADTWEVPVGAVLVQHGKIIARGCNLVEELRDSTAHAEMICIREASNLLRTWRLADSTLYVTLEPCPMCAGAILQARIDTVVWGAPNKLLGADGSWIRLFPDGRGGNGSEQSDKPAAPVHPFHPKMNIRRGVLASECADIMKQFFQLRRKKKEKQADPPAPPARQPVSHHPSKLLTKMHDIFHIMFCL; the protein is encoded by the exons ATGCAGAACACATATTTTAGCTCAAGTATGTGCTCTGTTAGAACTCAAGGGTCTCTTTCTTATTCCTTCAATGACTATTCTTACTTACTAAATGAAAGATTTGACAGAAACCCAATTCATTCATCAAcattatcatcatcaaaatCATGTTGTTGTACTTGTTGTGCATTGTCAACTCATAGAGTGCCCATAAACCCTTGTTACTTGTATGGGTTGAGGCAATCCACCCTGCTTCAATGGTCAGCTTGCAGAAGGTTGATCTTGGGCGGCAGGGACCGGTACAATTACCGGGTTCAGGAACAGAGTCCTGACTGGGGTTGTTATGAGCGCCCTTGCTCCCTTATGGAGAGGAATGTTTATAGTAGACGTggtagaagaagaaaaggaagctGTTGTAGGGCTGATGGGGAAGGAGAGGGTGAACTTTACAATTCGGGTGATCTCGATGATGCCGAGGCTATGCTCAGTTTGTTGAGTGAGGTAGTGGGCGAGGAGTGTTTTcgtagagagagaaatgggTTTTCATTTAAGATAGTAGAACTGGAGGGTAGGAGGCGTTTGAGTGGTAGAGAGAGAAGTTCATCTAAGAGAGTAGAAGAAGAGAGTAGGGGGAGTTTGAGTGGTAGTGAGAGAAAAGTGAATTCATCGAAGAGAGTAGAAGAGGAGAGTAGGAGGAGTTTGAGtggtagagagagaaatgCGATTTCATCTAAGAGAGTAGAAGAGGAGAGTAGGAGGAGTTTGAGtggtagagagagaaatgCGATTTCATCTAAGAGAGTAGAAGCAGAGAAGAGGAGTTTTGGTGGTAGAGAGAAAAATGGGAGTTCATCAAAGGGAGTGCAAGTGGAGATTGAAGGAAACAATAGTAGTGAGTGTAACAgtgggaagaagaaaaatgatggTAGGTTGAGTTCTTCGGAGAGTAATTCGAAGCGCCAATTTGAATCGGCCACAATTGATTTGAGTGAAGGAGATTCTAGACAGAAAGAAGAGAGGGGAATGTTTTTGAGAAGTGAAAATCTTAGGGGAAGGAAAGGGGGTTCTAGTTCATCTTATTACTCCTTTTCATCTTCAGGCGATTTTGAGATAGATTTTCAGGATAAGCATGGCCTCCTTGAGGAACCTGCTTCAAGTGTGTACAAGGATTCAGAATGTGATAGATTTGATGAGCAGGTCAGTGAAGAGTACAGGAAGCATAGAGATGATTCTgatggaaatggagaaataaCAAGACAAACAAATACTGCAGTTGAGGGTGGTGTTACATGGGATTGGAGGAAGAAGACAGAAAAGAAGCTAACAGAAGTAGTGGCTGAAGAAACACAGGCTGATTGGAAATCCTCAGAAATGCATTCAAGAGTGATGAAGACCAAGCAACATGAGTTAGGAAAGGCCTCTGGATCCCACAAGCAATTTGATGATGAGCAAGAGACTTCATATTTGACTAAGGCAACAAAAGAACAATACAGTCAAACAGAGAACCAAGTTGGTGGTGTGCCTGAATCTAGAAGAAAATTCCAAGAACACAATGAACTATCAGAGATTTGTAGAAATTCTGTTGAAACAACTTCCTGGTCCCCGAAGAGACCCACGCAAAGGGAAAACCTAGGGATAGCTACAAACTTAGTGCAGGACACAAAAGATGAACATTACAAGACAGCTGGCAAtatcaataaaaaagaagatttaAACAGAGACAACCAAAAGCTCTCAAGAGTTTCGCAAGTTCGAGTTGCTGACGCTGAAAGGACGTCCAATTGGCAGGGGCAGTCTGATACAAGGGGGATTTACCAGGAAGAAAACACAAATGTGTTGCTGAGTTCAGTAAATCAGATAGAAGTGCAACACCACCAAATAGACCAGCAGATCATTGGATGTGTCAACTTGGGAAGAAAGCCCCAACAAGTCACTGACATATCAGAAATTTGTGACAGTGGTGTTGAAACGGCCAACATTATTCAACCTGAAATTAGAATTAAGAATCAGGCAGAGCGTTCAAACTTGGTTCCTGCTTCAAGTGGAGAGTCGTCAGAGCCATACTCAGGAATGGATGAGAAAGCATTTCAGAGGATTCAATCCAGAAAAGGAACTGATGATGTTACTGAAATGCCACTGGTCCGTGCTAGTAATAAAGAGAGAAATACCAATGCTCAAAGAATCTCTAAGAAGAGAACTATCAATCAAGGAAGTGATATAGCATCAGCTGCTACATCATTTGAGGAAACAAGACAGAGAAATAATGAAACTGATGAAACGCTCATGCAAGTTAAACCCAGAAAGGAGGCCCAAAGTTCTACAGGATTAtctaatttttatgaaaaagaCTCAGAAGGAGCCTCTAGTTTCCAAGCATCTTTGAGTACGGTTTCCCAAGCTAGAATACAACCTGATGATGTTGTGGGGAATAAGAGAAGCCCACAGGCAATGCTATTGCCTCCCCCTTCTCAATTGATAGCTAGAGGATCGCCGCACATTGAGTCAACAAGTGGGATGGCAACTCAGGAGGTTTCCGGAGAAATTTCAGAAAGTGGTTCTCCAGCCTTGTGTACTCATTCAGGGAAACAAACTTCAGCTTTGCACCAAGAATCACACACTGGAAGTGGAAATGCCGAGACAGAAGCGGAAATTGAATACCTCATTCCTGAAGATGCTTTGGGTTCAGCTTATCGTTTGGAGAAATCATCTTCACAGTTTCTGGGGGATTTCATTGAGAGTGTGAGGTATGGCGTATCAACTTCTGAAAACCAGAATGAGACAGTTTCTGAACCAAGATTAGTATATGGGGGCGAGGAGGAGGGGCAAAGTACTTCAGCTTTGCTCCAAGAATCAGGCAGTGGAAATGGAAACCCTGGGACTCCAGGGGAGATTTTATACCTCATTAATCCGGAAGATGCTTTAAATTCAGCTCATCGTTTGGAGAAATCATCTTCACAGTTTGTTGGGGAGTTTTCTGAGAAAGTGAGGCATGAAGTCTCAACTTCTAAAAATCAGAATGTGAATACAGTTTCTGAAGAAAAATTGGTGCATGGAGATGAGAAGTATGGGCAAAGGAATTCAAGTCAAAATGGATCTCAAGActtgcagaagaagaagaatgactCAAGGCGTTCATCTGGAGGTTCTGGAACCAAGGGGCCTTCAGATGAAATGTGGGATGTAACAGACCCATCTGTTCTTAGAACCCCCATGGCAGAAAAATCAGAGGTCACTACAACAAGTGGGAATGCCATTGTCAAGAGAACTGGCAGGTCTGTATGGAATATTGTTGCAGATATATTAAGGCTGAGGTGGAGTTCGAATGCTGAAACCGCTCGTTCTGCTGGGAAATCAGGTGGAAGGATTTCATCAAATGAATCTGCAAGTAGTGAGGCATGGTTTTCTGGCCGTGAGCCTGAAGACAACAATGAAAAGAACGCAAAAGGGGATCAAGACATGCAACCAGAACCCACCTCTGATCAGCTGCAACCAGGtaaatcattttctcaaagtGAAGGAGGAGTGTCTGGCATAATGAGAACCAAGGACAAGGTAAGATATCCTGAAGCAGGTACACCATCGTCTCCCATTAAAGACGACAGTGGGCTGACATCAACAGCCGCTTCCGTGTCTTCTGGTGAGGAAACTTTGGGTTCAAAAGAGAATCAAAAGAGTTCTCAAGGTTCTTCTTCTGGTATTAAAAAAGTGGAATCATCGCAACCACTAATTGCAAGTGGCATAAGGTCTCCTGTTGTGGAAGAAATTTCAAATCCAGGTATCACTGTGTCTGCAAGTGGTTCAACGAAGCACATGGACCAATTTGGTAGTCAAAAGTTAAATGAAGTATCGGACAATGTGCAAATGGGTGGGGAATTGAAACAAAGGAAGCTTCAGAGGAATAAGCAAGTCCTGAGAGACAGATTTGATGAATGGGAAGACGCGTATACGCTTGAAATTGAACAGAGAAAAACTGATGAAATGTTTATGAGAGAAGCACTGCTCGAAGCTAAGAAGGCTGCTGATACTTGGGAAGTGCCTGTTGGGGCCGTACTGGTACAACATGGGAAGATTATTGCACGTGGATGTAACCT AGTGGAAGAATTACGGGATTCAACAGCCCACGCAGAGATGATATGCATACGAGAGGCTTCAAACCTTCTTCGGACATGGAGGCTTGCG GATAGTACACTATATGTAACCCTTGAACCATGCCCTATGTGTGCTGGAGCAATTCTCCAAGCGAGAATCGACACTGTTGTGTGGGGAGCTCCCAATAAGCTTCTTGGAGCTGATGGCAGCTGGATAAG ACTTTTTCCGGATGGGAGGGGAGGAAATGGCTCGGAACAGTCAGACAAGCCAGCTGCTCCCGTCCACCCATTCCACCCAAAGATGAACATCCGACGAGGTGTGTTGGCATCAGAATGTGCAGATATAATGAAGCAGTTCTTCCAgctgagaagaaaaaagaaagaaaagcaagCAGACCCACCAGCACCGCCCGCACGTCAGCCTGTTTCTCACCATCCATCAAAGTTACTTACAAAGATGCATGACATTTTCCATATAATGTTCTGTTTGTGA
- the LOC117619513 gene encoding probable calcium-binding protein CML16 isoform X2 has protein sequence MDMKHIQEGAGCQFQMMAALGSDQLKQLKDIFMRFDMDSDGSLTQLELAALLRSLGVKPTGDQLHVLLANMDANGNGTVEFDELVTAILPDMNAEILINQEQLTEVFRSFDRDGNGYITAAELAGSMAKMGHPLTYRELSDMMQEADTNGDGVISFSEFATIMSRSAADFLGV, from the exons ATGGATATGAAACATATTCAAGAAGGTGCAGGTTGTCAATTTCA AATGATGGCCGCGCTCGGCTCCGATCAGCTGAAGCAGCTGAAAGACATCTTCATGCGCTTCGATATGGACTCCGACGGCAGCCTCACCCAGCTCGAGCTCGCCGCCCTGCTCCGGTCTCTGGGCGTCAAGCCCACCGGTGACCAGCTCCACGTCCTCCTCGCCAACATGGACGCCAACGGAAACGGCACCGTCGAGTTCGACGAGCTCGTCACCGCCATCTTGCCCGACATGAACGCGGAGATCCTCATCAACCAGGAGCAGCTCACGGAGGTCTTCCGGTCGTTCGATCGCGACGGAAACGGCTACATCACCGCCGCCGAGCTCGCCGGATCCATGGCCAAAATGGGTCACCCGTTGACGTACAGAGAGCTCTCCGATATGATGCAAGAGGCCGACACGAACGGCGATGGCGTGATTAGCTTCAGCGAATTCGCGACGATCATGTCTCGGTCTGCCGCCGATTTTCTTGGGGTCTGA
- the LOC117619513 gene encoding probable calcium-binding protein CML16 isoform X1, producing the protein MDQLFVAYSFSYGYSFCNSSKSHGWMDMKHIQEGAGCQFQMMAALGSDQLKQLKDIFMRFDMDSDGSLTQLELAALLRSLGVKPTGDQLHVLLANMDANGNGTVEFDELVTAILPDMNAEILINQEQLTEVFRSFDRDGNGYITAAELAGSMAKMGHPLTYRELSDMMQEADTNGDGVISFSEFATIMSRSAADFLGV; encoded by the exons ATGGATCAACTTTTTGTGGCTTATTCATTTAGTTATGGTTACAGTTTCTGCAATTCATCAAAGAGCCATGGATGGATGGATATGAAACATATTCAAGAAGGTGCAGGTTGTCAATTTCA AATGATGGCCGCGCTCGGCTCCGATCAGCTGAAGCAGCTGAAAGACATCTTCATGCGCTTCGATATGGACTCCGACGGCAGCCTCACCCAGCTCGAGCTCGCCGCCCTGCTCCGGTCTCTGGGCGTCAAGCCCACCGGTGACCAGCTCCACGTCCTCCTCGCCAACATGGACGCCAACGGAAACGGCACCGTCGAGTTCGACGAGCTCGTCACCGCCATCTTGCCCGACATGAACGCGGAGATCCTCATCAACCAGGAGCAGCTCACGGAGGTCTTCCGGTCGTTCGATCGCGACGGAAACGGCTACATCACCGCCGCCGAGCTCGCCGGATCCATGGCCAAAATGGGTCACCCGTTGACGTACAGAGAGCTCTCCGATATGATGCAAGAGGCCGACACGAACGGCGATGGCGTGATTAGCTTCAGCGAATTCGCGACGATCATGTCTCGGTCTGCCGCCGATTTTCTTGGGGTCTGA
- the LOC117619725 gene encoding uncharacterized protein LOC117619725 translates to MEDCGMVAADCVVISCCCQCLILQITIFILFKLPCKLIKKTRDYTMKKLQQRKRKEIVVESQGEIVLDPFKDDFVSILGESIRSIEAGHSCRCCMEEVDKVLQELSQRGEFGFGSFWGRREMGCSPIHHSAEVSAIHQRAMDGWI, encoded by the exons ATGGAAGATTGTGGCATGGTTGCTGCAGATTGTGTGGTCATTTCATGTTGCTGTCAATGCTTGATCCTGCAAATCACCATCTTCATCTTGTTCAAGCTTCCTTGCAAGCTGATCAAAAAGACAAGAGACTACACCATGAAGAAGCTTCagcaaagaaagaggaaagagATTGTAGTGGAAAGTCAAGGAGAAATAGTACTAGATCCATTCAAGGATGACTTTGTAAGTATTCTTGGAGAGTCCATAAGGTCCATAGAGGCAGGCCATAGTTGCAGATGTTGCATGGAGGAGGTGGACAAGGTGCTGCAGGAGTTATCTCAGAGAGGAGAGTTTGGATTTGGAAGCTTTTGGGGTAGAAGAGAAATGGGTTGTTCCCCAATTCATCATTCAGCAGAAG TTTCTGCAATTCATCAAAGAGCCATGGATGGATGGATATGA